Sequence from the Halodesulfovibrio aestuarii DSM 17919 = ATCC 29578 genome:
TGGCATCCTGGCATCATACGGGTTGTAATCTGTCTTGTCTTTACATGTTCTTGGGCAAAGTATTCGAAAACCATTCTCTAATGGCTTCCGGAGAGGCTCTGTATATTCCGTCGGAGCATTTACGTACCGGAAAATTCTCTTCTTTGATCCACTTTTTGATAGTACTTGGCCCTGCACCTACTGCTCTGCATATCGCTGTAAGTCCTACCAGAACAATTTGTCCATTTGATATATACGTGCGCGCTCTACCTTGCAGAACTGCAGACGGCGGAAGCGAATATTCTGCACCCGGTTCAATTCCGCAGTTGTCGCAGGCATCGTTGTATCCATAAACGTTCATGCATGTCCTTTGGATGGTATGTGGGGTGGTGATTTAAAAGCCAAGTCCAATATCAGGCATGCGGAACAGGTCTCTGGCATATCTATCCGGTGGAATCTCGCCGGTAGCCCAAGGGTCTTCAAAGAGAGAGTACCCGCCTGCATTACTTCCATTTCTATGTTTTGCAAGACACGCGTTACTGCAAATTTTACTGCTTACACCGTGTGTAAATTTTTTTTCACACACGATGCAGTGTTTTTCATCAGTTCCATGTCTGTCATGTGCTGCATGGTTTGCAGAGGCTGCGCATGAGCGTGAGCAATAGACTTGCCCTGCACGCTTTACAAAGTGCCTTCCGCACCACGGGCAACTTACTGTTTGTTTAATGCGTTTGGCTTCGGCCGCGCATTTTCGGGAACAATATTTCCCTTTACCGGCATTGTGACGTGCCGGACGGACATAAAACTCAGTTCCGCATTGGTTGCAAGGTACTACAGGCATGACCGTCCTCCATTATAGAACGTGTTGCATCGTTCAATTGCCCGCAAAATTGCGTGGCCAGAGTGGTTAGTTGGTGATGTATGGTGATTAAATTCAGCGTAGTACAACTGTAGTAAACGCTGGTGTTCTCCTACTTCGATCTGCACCATAGGCTGGTATCCGCTTCCAGCACGAGGTTGATTGCATTCTGGGCAGATCGCAATTCCCACGCACGCCATTCTCCAAGGTCGGGAAAAGTTTCGACCACACACTGTGCAGCGAGTGCGTTCCGGGGCGTGAAAAGAATAAACGGACATATAAGTTTTCCTCCGAGTGTGCGTCAGAAAGTTTAAACAGTGCTTTCTGATTGCAAAAAAAATGACCATGAAGTGGCGAAGTGATCATATTGTTCACAAAATGCACATCCACGTCAAGCATGTTTGTACATTTTGTGCAAAAAACTATTTTATTTTTTCTAACATTGTGCTATTTCATCCCTATGAACAAAGACTACAGCGAAGAAGAATGGCAGCTTCAGGAATTCATTGCCGAGTCCATTAAGCTAGTAGGTGGGGTCCCTAAACTTGCAGAAATTGCAGGAGTAAGCCCGCGTACTGTGTATGCATGGAAGAAGGGAGAACGATATCCCAACAGGCAGAATTTAAAGAAACTTACCAGATATCTGGAAAAGGTCGCTGAACAGACTGAATCATCCACCGAACTTTACTTCCCTTTATCTGTAGGGGCAGAGCGTCGTGGTGCGTCTGAGCATGTCGGGCGCAGTGATGTTGCGCAGGTAGATGACGCTGCGACAACATTCCTTGCTCCACCGCGAGGCCCCGACGAAGTTCAAGACGAGTTTCTCTTTGTGGATAAAGCGGAGGCGCGTCCAAGTGCCGGTGGTGGATCACTTGCAACAAGCGACTATTCAGATGGGCGCTACGCATTTCGCTTAGATTGGATCTTGCACAAGACGCAGGATGTAAACAGTCTGAAGATAATGGAAGTTATGGGGCGCTCTATGGAGAGTACGTTACATAACGGTGATCTTTGTCTTGTGAATCAATCAGACAAGAATCTTGTTGAAGACAGGGTGTATGTAGTGCGTCTAGACGATGAAATTTACGTAAAGCGCTTCTCCCGTATTCCGGGAAAATATTTATTCCGTGGTGACAACCGCGAGCTTGCATATCAGGATATAGAAATCGATCCCCGTGATGAGTCCCGAAGTTGGGAAGTCATCGGGCGGGTTATTTGGGCTGGAAAAGATTTATGATGCTATGCACATAATGTGCATAAGACTGTATTGCTTTGTTTATCATTTTGGTCTGCAAAAGCGTTTTTGGGATTTTCCTGAAAGCGCTTTTTTTTTGTATTACTATTGAATGACTTTTGCTGGTAGAAGGAACTGCAAAGCAACTCAGCATGAGTGAGGGGGGGAGCCGTTTCATGGAGTATGTTAGACAAAATAATTCTAGAATCTTCCTTTTTTCTTTTCATGTGCTACTATTAAAGTATATTTTATCAGTGTAATAAGGTGATTATGTAAGTTGCTGATTGTATGGGTATAGTAAGGAGAGGTCTATGAATTATCATAAAGCAGAAAGTATGACAGAGTTGTTTTGGCGAAAGTCGCGTAACCCACTCACGGTTTGGCCCCGTCTTCTTCTTAGCTTGCTTATTTTTATAGCATTCTGGTCACATTCTCTATGGTGGATCATTTTCTTATTCTTTTTGCAGACTGCAATACTTTTCTTTGCACCGCCTGCATCGAAATATGAAAACTGCTTGACGCGGGCAGCTGACGGCTTCCGGATATGGACAGTGGTGCGTTCCGCGGAAGAACGTAATACGATGTTGCTTTTGTTTTTATTTTCAGCCGTTGCCTTTTTTGCTGCGCTTTGGGCACACTATCTTTTCTGGGTGTTCTTTTTTGGTGTACAGCTCGTAATTGCGAAGCTTTTGCTTATCCGAAGATTTGCTGCCATGGCCAGACAAGTTGAATATGACGTGCACGTAGGACTCACTGCTGACGATTTGCAAGCGATAGTGAGCCGTTGCAATCTGACAAATTAATATAGAGTAGGGGACAAGGGGGCGCTTTGTGGCTGAATTAGTGCGAAATCTGCGAAAATGTCATAAGGGGCTCAGACTTGCGTTTGCTCTTGTTGTGCTCATGGCAACGTGCGTAAGTCTCGCTGCGTGTAGCAAAACCGGTAGATATCCGGTGTGGGAGTATAATCGGCAGAATAATGTTGCCGATTTAGAAAACCTCTCGCAAAATCCTTCGGATTATTTGACACACAGTGCTCATACGCCTGTGATGACGTTAGCTGAACAGGCGGTGCAGTTTTCCGCGCTTAAGACGTACCATTATGCTCCGTGGCGTCAGACAAAACCTAGCCTTTCTAAAGAAGATGCCTTTTGGGGAAACTCTGCGTATCCCTATGGTCTTGGCTATGCAGAAAATCTGCTTCCATGGACAGAAGCTGCCATGTCCAGACTTGTGGACAGTCAGTCCATGGAAACGTATCCAAGTATGGCGAGACATGCGATTACGGTACGTACTTCATCGTTGCGCGTATTGCCAACAGTGAAACCGTACTTTTTTAATCCAGCTCTACCTGGAGAGGGATTTCCATTTGATTATTATCAGAATTCAAGTGTCCATGCCGGAACACCTCTTTTTATTTCGCACGCTTCTATCTCTGGAGAATGGCTCTATGCAGAAACCGCGTACGCAAGTGGTTGGATTCTCGCCAACGATGTTGCGTTCGTAACAAAAGAGCAAGAGCAGCTTGTTATGTCCGGAACATTGTATGCCATTATGTGCGATAATGTGACATTGCAAACAGCAGAAGGGCAGTATCTTTCCACAGGATTTGTGGGAGGTGTTTTTTCTAAAGCGCCAAAGTCAGGGGGAGAGTCTGTTTCGGCTGTAGCAGGCTCAGCTGAGGGGGAAAAAAAGGCAAGAACGAAGAAAGATGTAGTTGAATCGATGACGCAACATAAGCACGATGACATGCAATATAAAATGATATCTGCTATGGAGCCTCGTTCGTATGTTTCTTTATTGGTACCTGCCCGTAATTCTCTGGGGCAGGCAGAGTTTTTTAGTGCCCCCGTTTGGACTGAGCAGGCGGCAGAAATTCCCGCACCCTTGACGCCAAGGGCAATGGCGGAGCTGGCTAAACATATTATCGGGCAACGGTACGGCTGGGGCGGGTTATATTTAGACAGGGACTGCTCTTCTACTATTCGTGATCTTTTTATGGCGTTTGGAGTGTGGTTACCACGTAACTCAGGCCCTCAGGCGGAAAGAGGTAAGAAAGTTATCTCGTTGAAAGGTCTGACTGCCAGTGAAAAGCGTGATGTGATTATTGAAAACGGCATCCCCTTTTTCTCCCTTATCGGCCTGAGAGGCCATATTGGGCTCTACTTAGGATATGAACCTGTGACTAAAATGCCATTTATGTTGCACGACCTATGGGGAGTCCGCACATTTAATGCGGATCGTGAGAGCAGGGCGATTGTCGGTCGTATCTCCATCACAACGCTCAGGCCGGGTGAAGAACGGCGGGATGTAAAGAAGGACTATTTCTATAGCAGGAT
This genomic interval carries:
- a CDS encoding LexA family transcriptional regulator; protein product: MNKDYSEEEWQLQEFIAESIKLVGGVPKLAEIAGVSPRTVYAWKKGERYPNRQNLKKLTRYLEKVAEQTESSTELYFPLSVGAERRGASEHVGRSDVAQVDDAATTFLAPPRGPDEVQDEFLFVDKAEARPSAGGGSLATSDYSDGRYAFRLDWILHKTQDVNSLKIMEVMGRSMESTLHNGDLCLVNQSDKNLVEDRVYVVRLDDEIYVKRFSRIPGKYLFRGDNRELAYQDIEIDPRDESRSWEVIGRVIWAGKDL
- a CDS encoding SH3 domain-containing protein, translating into MAELVRNLRKCHKGLRLAFALVVLMATCVSLAACSKTGRYPVWEYNRQNNVADLENLSQNPSDYLTHSAHTPVMTLAEQAVQFSALKTYHYAPWRQTKPSLSKEDAFWGNSAYPYGLGYAENLLPWTEAAMSRLVDSQSMETYPSMARHAITVRTSSLRVLPTVKPYFFNPALPGEGFPFDYYQNSSVHAGTPLFISHASISGEWLYAETAYASGWILANDVAFVTKEQEQLVMSGTLYAIMCDNVTLQTAEGQYLSTGFVGGVFSKAPKSGGESVSAVAGSAEGEKKARTKKDVVESMTQHKHDDMQYKMISAMEPRSYVSLLVPARNSLGQAEFFSAPVWTEQAAEIPAPLTPRAMAELAKHIIGQRYGWGGLYLDRDCSSTIRDLFMAFGVWLPRNSGPQAERGKKVISLKGLTASEKRDVIIENGIPFFSLIGLRGHIGLYLGYEPVTKMPFMLHDLWGVRTFNADRESRAIVGRISITTLRPGEERRDVKKDYFYSRILKLQIKPGMWENK